In the genome of Streptomyces collinus, one region contains:
- a CDS encoding phage holin family protein, with product MMNFVVKTIANAGALAVAVWLLDKITLTGDSTGKKIGTLIVVALLFGLVNFLVKPLVKLLSLPLLILTLGLFTLVVNALMLLLTSWLADKLDLSFHVEGFWTAVLGGLIISVVSWALHVVLPDGD from the coding sequence ATGATGAATTTCGTAGTCAAGACGATCGCCAACGCGGGCGCCCTGGCCGTCGCCGTATGGCTGCTCGACAAGATCACCCTGACCGGTGACAGCACGGGCAAGAAGATCGGCACCCTGATTGTCGTCGCGCTGCTCTTCGGCCTGGTGAACTTCCTGGTCAAGCCGCTGGTCAAGCTCCTCAGCCTGCCGCTTCTGATACTGACGCTCGGCCTGTTCACGCTGGTCGTCAACGCGCTGATGCTGCTTCTCACCTCGTGGCTGGCGGACAAGCTCGACCTGAGCTTCCACGTGGAGGGCTTCTGGACGGCCGTTCTGGGCGGCCTGATCATCTCGGTCGTCTCCTGGGCGCTGCACGTCGTCCTGCCCGACGGGGACTGA
- a CDS encoding low molecular weight protein-tyrosine-phosphatase — translation MTYRVCFVCTGNICRSPMAEIVFRARVTEAGLDELVEVDSAGTGGWHEGDGADPRTVAVLEDNGYAGGHTARQFQPSWFSRLDLVIALDSGHLGALRRLAQTEQDARKVRLLRSYDPAAGDDLDVPDPYYGGTDGFEECLEMVEAASTGLLAAVRKDVEGRVA, via the coding sequence ATGACGTACCGCGTCTGCTTCGTCTGCACGGGCAACATCTGCCGGTCCCCGATGGCCGAGATCGTCTTCCGCGCTCGCGTGACGGAGGCCGGTCTCGACGAGCTGGTGGAGGTCGACAGCGCCGGCACGGGCGGCTGGCACGAGGGCGACGGCGCCGACCCGCGCACGGTGGCCGTCCTGGAGGACAACGGCTACGCCGGCGGCCACACGGCCCGGCAGTTCCAGCCGTCCTGGTTCTCCCGCCTCGACCTGGTGATCGCCCTGGACTCCGGCCACCTCGGGGCGCTGCGCCGCCTCGCGCAGACGGAGCAGGACGCCCGGAAGGTACGACTGCTCCGCTCCTACGATCCTGCCGCCGGCGACGATCTCGACGTACCGGACCCCTACTACGGGGGCACGGACGGCTTCGAGGAGTGCCTTGAGATGGTGGAGGCGGCGAGCACCGGCCTGCTCGCCGCCGTGCGCAAGGACGTGGAGGGACGGGTGGCATGA
- a CDS encoding SsgA family sporulation/cell division regulator yields the protein MRESVQAEVMMSFLVSEELSFRIPVELRYESSDPYAVRLTFHLPGDAPVTWAFGRELLIDGVGRPCGEGDVRVTPVEPDALGEVLIRLQVGSDQALFRSSTAPLVAFLDRTDKLVPLGQEGSLADFDAHLDEALDRILAEQGAG from the coding sequence ATGCGCGAGTCCGTACAAGCAGAGGTCATGATGAGCTTTCTCGTGTCCGAGGAGCTCTCCTTCCGCATTCCCGTGGAGCTGCGCTATGAGTCCAGTGATCCCTATGCCGTCCGGCTGACTTTTCACTTGCCCGGTGATGCCCCGGTGACATGGGCTTTCGGCCGGGAGTTGCTGATCGACGGGGTCGGCCGGCCGTGCGGGGAGGGTGATGTGCGGGTCACGCCCGTCGAACCCGACGCGTTGGGCGAGGTGTTGATCCGGCTTCAGGTGGGCAGCGACCAGGCGTTGTTCCGGTCGTCGACGGCACCGCTCGTCGCTTTCCTGGACCGTACGGACAAGCTGGTGCCGCTGGGCCAGGAGGGCTCGCTCGCCGACTTCGACGCGCACCTCGACGAGGCCCTGGACCGCATCCTCGCCGAGCAGGGCGCTGGTTGA
- a CDS encoding YibE/F family protein: protein MTTTQRPPYPPPEPPRGSGAGNGNGRGDGHDVAAGGGQGQAKGQGPGPGYGREGRDGRFGPSGGGEYGRGFGGGPGAGSSGGHGGPGAPTGGQGPGHGPGGPGGPGGPGGGDGHGHGHGAGGGNGRSGGDGRGDGNGHGGGDGHGHGGADGNGRGGDDGHGHGPAPGGGHGHSHSHGPATPVSMHLRKVIAAVLIPFAAAVLVGLVVLWPGGAPAHERTGVGFDRQTQDATVTKVVEVSCKEAGASGVPPTGDTSTAEGSSAVQQEQGTCKRATIRVDSGDDKGRTFTEIVQPDQSRQLHEGQKVVVAYEPSAPKDLQYSVTDVNRRLPMALLAGIFAVAVVVVGRLRGVMALVALAISFMVLNFFILPAILQGSNPLVVAVVGASAIMLIALYLCHGLSARTSVAVLGTLISLLLIGILGSVFIDWAALTGNTDDNTGLIHGLYPTIDMSGLLLAGIIIGSLGVLDDVTVTQTSAVWELHEANPSMGWRGLYRAGIRIGRDHIASVVNTLVLAYAGAALPLLLLFSIAQSSVGTVANSELVAQEIVRTLVGSIGLVASVPVTTALAALVVSADRPGTEPALEASAVPARGGRGRRRKR, encoded by the coding sequence GTGACCACGACGCAGCGTCCCCCCTACCCACCGCCCGAGCCGCCCCGCGGGTCCGGCGCCGGAAACGGCAATGGCCGTGGTGACGGCCATGATGTCGCCGCCGGAGGCGGGCAGGGGCAAGCCAAGGGGCAGGGTCCCGGGCCCGGATACGGGCGTGAGGGGCGCGACGGGCGTTTCGGCCCCTCGGGCGGCGGTGAGTACGGACGGGGCTTCGGTGGCGGCCCGGGTGCTGGTTCGTCCGGTGGTCACGGTGGTCCCGGTGCTCCCACGGGCGGCCAGGGCCCCGGCCATGGCCCCGGTGGCCCCGGTGGCCCCGGTGGCCCCGGTGGCGGCGACGGGCATGGCCACGGGCACGGTGCCGGCGGCGGGAATGGCCGTAGCGGAGGCGACGGGCGCGGTGACGGTAATGGTCATGGCGGAGGTGACGGGCACGGTCACGGTGGCGCTGACGGGAATGGTCGGGGCGGGGATGACGGGCACGGGCACGGTCCCGCCCCGGGCGGCGGCCACGGGCATTCGCACAGCCACGGTCCGGCCACGCCCGTCTCCATGCACCTGCGCAAGGTCATCGCGGCGGTCCTGATCCCGTTCGCCGCAGCGGTGCTGGTCGGTCTCGTCGTGCTGTGGCCCGGCGGCGCCCCGGCTCACGAGCGCACCGGCGTCGGCTTCGACCGGCAGACGCAGGACGCCACGGTCACCAAGGTGGTCGAGGTGAGCTGCAAGGAGGCCGGAGCTTCGGGCGTTCCGCCGACCGGCGACACCTCCACCGCTGAGGGTTCCTCCGCGGTGCAGCAGGAGCAGGGCACCTGCAAGCGGGCGACGATCCGGGTCGACAGCGGCGACGACAAGGGCCGTACGTTCACCGAGATCGTCCAGCCCGACCAGTCCCGGCAGCTGCACGAAGGTCAGAAGGTCGTCGTCGCCTACGAACCGTCGGCTCCGAAGGACCTGCAGTACTCGGTCACCGACGTCAACCGTCGGCTGCCCATGGCTCTGCTCGCCGGCATCTTCGCCGTCGCCGTCGTGGTCGTCGGGCGGCTGCGGGGTGTCATGGCGCTGGTCGCACTGGCCATCAGCTTCATGGTGCTGAACTTCTTCATCCTGCCCGCGATCCTGCAGGGCTCGAACCCGCTGGTCGTGGCGGTGGTGGGCGCGAGCGCCATCATGCTCATCGCCCTGTACCTCTGTCATGGTCTGTCCGCCCGGACATCCGTGGCAGTGCTGGGCACCCTCATCTCGTTGCTGCTGATCGGCATCCTCGGCTCGGTGTTCATCGACTGGGCCGCGCTCACCGGCAACACCGACGACAACACCGGCCTGATCCACGGTCTCTACCCGACGATCGACATGAGCGGTCTGCTGCTCGCCGGCATCATCATCGGTTCGCTGGGCGTGCTCGACGACGTGACGGTCACCCAGACCTCGGCGGTCTGGGAACTGCACGAGGCCAATCCGTCGATGGGGTGGCGCGGGCTCTACCGAGCGGGCATCCGGATCGGCCGCGACCACATCGCCTCGGTCGTCAACACGCTCGTCCTCGCCTACGCGGGTGCCGCCCTGCCACTGCTGCTGCTGTTCTCGATCGCGCAGAGCAGTGTGGGGACGGTCGCCAACAGCGAGCTGGTCGCGCAGGAGATCGTGCGCACGCTGGTCGGTTCGATCGGCCTGGTCGCCTCGGTGCCGGTCACCACGGCCCTGGCGGCGCTGGTGGTCTCGGCCGACCGGCCCGGCACGGAGCCCGCCCTGGAGGCCTCCGCGGTCCCGGCGCGCGGGGGGAGGGGCCGACGCCGCAAGCGCTGA
- a CDS encoding globin domain-containing protein, which translates to MLEARHTMDAPTTTSADNGTSGGGGGWFTPRKDPTTAPEDDARTPDRTAEGRRPAAIRPVGRPGTVPEGPADGTSAAPGSTPGSVSTGGPEQEREAPDPIATPARHAAQHAPSPMVSSLAGATSPGPAPTALTPAPFASTLAPPPTAAAEQHVSAQRHAPVSSPEEAATAPAEEGSPDALLIRRAMAEVAPVADKVTSYFYALLFVRHPDLRSLFPAAMDTQRDRLLRALLTAAEHIDNKEVLVDYLQNLGRGHRKYGTRAEHYPAVGECLIGALSKYAAGVWNAEMEAAWVRAYTTISQVMIDAAAADELRAPAWWYAEIVTHDLRTPDVAVVTVRPDQPYPFLAGQYTSVETPWWPRIWRHYSFASAPRSDGLLSFHVKAVPAGWVSNALVHRARPGDIIRLGPPAGSMTVDHTTESGLLCLGGGTGIAPIKALVEDVAEHGDRRPVEVFYGARTDHDLYDIDTMLRLQQSHPWLSVRAIIDQQANQQLPDAIRAYGPWNEFDAYLSGPPGMIRSGMNALRDVGIPSDRIRHDSVEELVAAGS; encoded by the coding sequence ATGCTCGAGGCGAGGCACACCATGGACGCTCCGACCACCACGTCGGCCGACAACGGCACTTCTGGCGGCGGGGGCGGCTGGTTCACACCCCGCAAGGACCCGACGACGGCGCCGGAAGACGACGCCAGGACGCCCGACAGGACGGCAGAAGGGCGTCGACCGGCCGCGATACGCCCGGTGGGCAGGCCGGGAACCGTCCCGGAAGGCCCGGCGGACGGCACATCCGCGGCGCCCGGCTCGACGCCCGGCAGTGTGAGCACCGGTGGGCCGGAGCAAGAGCGTGAGGCACCGGATCCGATAGCGACGCCCGCCCGTCACGCCGCGCAGCACGCGCCTTCCCCCATGGTCTCCAGCCTCGCCGGCGCCACATCGCCGGGCCCCGCACCCACTGCACTGACCCCCGCGCCCTTCGCCTCCACGCTGGCTCCGCCCCCAACTGCCGCTGCCGAGCAGCATGTCTCCGCCCAGCGGCACGCCCCGGTGTCGTCCCCGGAAGAGGCCGCCACCGCCCCGGCCGAAGAGGGCTCCCCGGACGCCCTGCTCATCCGCCGCGCCATGGCCGAGGTGGCCCCGGTCGCGGACAAGGTCACGTCGTACTTCTATGCCCTGCTCTTCGTCCGCCACCCCGACCTGCGGTCGCTGTTCCCGGCCGCGATGGACACCCAGCGGGACCGGCTGCTCAGAGCGCTGCTCACGGCCGCCGAGCACATCGACAACAAGGAAGTCCTCGTCGACTACTTGCAGAATCTCGGCCGGGGGCACCGGAAGTACGGGACGAGGGCCGAGCATTATCCGGCCGTCGGCGAGTGCCTCATCGGTGCATTGAGCAAGTACGCCGCCGGGGTGTGGAACGCGGAGATGGAGGCGGCCTGGGTCAGGGCCTACACCACGATCTCCCAGGTCATGATCGACGCGGCGGCCGCGGACGAGCTGCGCGCCCCGGCCTGGTGGTACGCCGAGATCGTCACGCACGACCTGAGAACCCCGGACGTCGCGGTCGTCACTGTCCGGCCCGACCAGCCATACCCCTTCCTCGCTGGGCAGTACACGAGCGTGGAGACGCCTTGGTGGCCCCGGATCTGGCGGCACTACTCCTTCGCCTCGGCGCCCCGATCCGACGGTCTGCTGTCATTCCACGTGAAGGCCGTTCCGGCGGGATGGGTCTCCAATGCCCTGGTGCACCGCGCCCGCCCCGGTGACATCATCCGGCTCGGCCCACCCGCCGGTTCCATGACCGTGGACCACACCACCGAGAGTGGTCTGCTCTGCCTGGGCGGCGGTACGGGCATAGCGCCCATCAAGGCCTTGGTCGAGGATGTCGCCGAGCACGGGGACCGCCGGCCGGTCGAGGTCTTCTACGGCGCCCGCACGGACCACGACCTGTACGACATCGACACCATGCTCCGCCTCCAGCAGAGCCACCCCTGGCTCTCGGTCCGGGCGATCATCGACCAGCAGGCGAACCAGCAGCTGCCGGACGCGATACGTGCCTATGGGCCGTGGAACGAGTTCGACGCCTACCTCTCGGGGCCGCCCGGGATGATCCGCAGCGGTATGAACGCCCTGAGGGACGTCGGTATCCCGTCGGATCGCATACGGCACGACTCCGTCGAGGAACTGGTCGCGGCCGGAAGCTGA
- a CDS encoding DUF5326 family protein, whose product MREIFTGLPWWVKWIAVPVIALVVFGGLIASVVGFVIGLLFKVLVFVALVGGLIYVVRKFTSSSSSRSDW is encoded by the coding sequence ATGCGAGAGATCTTCACGGGACTGCCGTGGTGGGTGAAGTGGATCGCGGTGCCGGTCATCGCCCTGGTCGTGTTCGGAGGGCTGATCGCCAGTGTGGTCGGCTTCGTCATCGGACTGCTCTTCAAGGTGCTGGTCTTCGTTGCCCTGGTCGGTGGACTGATCTACGTCGTACGGAAGTTCACTTCGAGCTCCTCGTCGCGCAGCGACTGGTGA
- a CDS encoding NUDIX domain-containing protein — protein MTVRPVVKRTARAVLLDGADLILIKRTKPGVDPYWLTPGGGVEPSDSTVIDALHREVYEELGAKITDVVPCFVDTMEHIGEDGGATGVKVQHFFVCRLESMDPSLRHGPEVDEPVGEYEIVRVPFTRVGIASVHLVPLSLRHYLDGNIEGVLAMHAPDLG, from the coding sequence ATGACCGTCCGACCCGTGGTCAAGCGCACCGCCCGCGCCGTTCTGCTGGACGGTGCCGACCTGATCTTGATCAAGCGCACCAAACCGGGTGTGGATCCCTACTGGCTCACCCCCGGTGGCGGGGTCGAGCCCAGCGACTCGACCGTCATCGACGCCCTGCACCGCGAGGTGTACGAGGAACTCGGCGCCAAGATCACCGATGTGGTGCCCTGCTTCGTGGACACCATGGAGCACATCGGGGAGGACGGCGGCGCGACCGGTGTGAAGGTGCAGCACTTCTTCGTCTGCCGCCTGGAGTCCATGGACCCCTCCCTGCGCCATGGCCCCGAGGTGGACGAGCCGGTCGGCGAGTACGAGATCGTGCGTGTGCCCTTCACCCGCGTCGGAATCGCGTCCGTCCATCTCGTGCCGCTGTCACTGCGCCACTACCTGGACGGCAACATCGAGGGCGTACTCGCCATGCACGCGCCCGATCTGGGCTGA
- a CDS encoding cystathionine gamma-lyase: MSDSATDDEGGATGAVDDVTGTAGRAGAGTGDGTRAVRAGLPEPVKHEPTLPGPVFAAHFHLPGDPTGPYTYGRDENPTWTLLERAVGELEAPGRDDAETLVFASGMAAISAVLFSQLRTGDVCVLPDDGYQALPLVRAQLEAYGIEVRTAPTGGDAQLDVLDGASLLWIETPSNPGLDVCDIGRLAEAAHARGALVAVDNTLATPLGQRPLELGADFAVASGTKQLTGHGDVLLGYVVGRDAEAMAAVRRWRKIVGAIPGPMEAWLAHRSVATLQMRVDRQSATALAVAEALRERPEVTGLRYPGLPDDPSHEIAARQMRSFGCVVSFTLPTRARADRFLDALRLVDDATSFGGVRSTAERRGRWGGDAVPEGFIRLSVGAEDPEDLVADVLRALEASAD, encoded by the coding sequence ATGAGCGATTCCGCGACGGATGACGAGGGTGGGGCGACGGGCGCCGTCGACGACGTGACGGGCACCGCGGGACGGGCAGGCGCGGGGACCGGTGACGGCACGCGAGCGGTGCGGGCCGGGCTGCCCGAGCCGGTCAAGCACGAGCCCACCCTGCCCGGCCCGGTGTTCGCCGCCCACTTCCATCTGCCGGGCGATCCGACCGGCCCCTACACCTACGGCCGCGACGAGAACCCGACCTGGACGCTGCTGGAGCGCGCCGTCGGCGAACTGGAGGCACCAGGCCGTGACGATGCCGAGACGCTCGTCTTCGCGTCGGGCATGGCCGCGATCTCGGCGGTGCTCTTCTCCCAGCTGCGCACCGGCGATGTGTGCGTCCTGCCCGACGACGGCTACCAGGCGCTGCCGCTGGTCCGTGCCCAGCTGGAGGCGTACGGCATCGAGGTGCGGACCGCGCCGACGGGCGGCGACGCCCAGCTCGATGTCCTCGACGGTGCGAGTCTGCTGTGGATCGAGACGCCGTCGAACCCCGGGCTCGACGTGTGTGACATCGGGCGGCTCGCCGAGGCGGCACACGCGCGTGGTGCCCTGGTGGCCGTGGACAACACCCTCGCGACGCCGCTCGGTCAGCGTCCGCTGGAGCTCGGTGCCGACTTCGCGGTGGCCAGCGGCACCAAGCAGCTCACCGGCCACGGTGACGTCCTCCTGGGGTATGTCGTCGGCCGGGACGCCGAGGCGATGGCCGCCGTGCGCCGCTGGCGCAAGATCGTCGGTGCGATTCCGGGGCCCATGGAGGCCTGGCTGGCGCACCGTTCGGTCGCGACGCTCCAGATGCGGGTCGACCGGCAGAGCGCGACGGCCCTGGCGGTCGCCGAGGCGCTGCGCGAGCGGCCCGAGGTGACGGGGCTGCGCTACCCGGGTCTCCCTGACGATCCCTCGCACGAGATCGCCGCGCGGCAGATGCGGAGCTTCGGCTGCGTGGTGTCGTTCACGCTGCCCACGCGCGCGCGTGCCGACCGCTTTCTCGACGCGCTACGGCTCGTGGACGACGCGACGAGCTTCGGCGGGGTGCGGTCCACGGCCGAACGGCGGGGGCGCTGGGGCGGGGATGCGGTGCCCGAGGGCTTCATCCGCCTGTCGGTCGGTGCCGAGGACCCGGAGGACCTGGTGGCGGACGTGCTGCGTGCGCTGGAAGCGTCGGCTGACTGA
- a CDS encoding IclR family transcriptional regulator → MAPADTAPVQLHTVPAQPRSAAPPGPPPPSASPLPPPPTLIGSVQRAMRLLETVAVHEYGAPAKQLARETGLALPTTYHLLRTLVHEGYLRRDKGLFFLGEAAERLSSSGARQKRRSTVVDALAHWRDVLGVPVYYAVYREGEIEVMCVSDTPGNPAVEEWADFRETGHAHAIGQCLLSQLDEEARRDHLDRYPVQPLTPYTVRDNHSLLRRLERIRRMEPVTERQEYALGAVCAAIPLTLGTTAATMAISLPAHQADRLLPAARQLQTEIGRMLGSLALSISM, encoded by the coding sequence TTGGCCCCGGCTGACACCGCACCCGTCCAGCTCCACACCGTCCCCGCGCAACCGCGCTCGGCGGCGCCGCCCGGGCCACCGCCCCCCTCCGCGTCGCCGCTTCCGCCTCCGCCGACCCTCATCGGCTCCGTGCAGCGGGCGATGCGCCTGCTGGAGACCGTCGCCGTACACGAGTACGGCGCCCCGGCCAAACAGCTGGCCCGCGAGACCGGTTTGGCGCTGCCCACGACGTACCACCTGCTGCGCACGCTCGTGCACGAGGGCTATCTGCGCCGGGACAAGGGCCTGTTCTTCCTCGGTGAGGCGGCCGAGCGGCTGAGCAGCAGCGGGGCGCGGCAGAAACGTCGCAGCACGGTCGTCGACGCGCTCGCGCACTGGCGGGACGTCCTGGGCGTGCCCGTGTACTACGCGGTGTACCGCGAGGGCGAGATCGAGGTCATGTGCGTCTCCGACACCCCGGGCAACCCGGCGGTCGAGGAGTGGGCGGACTTCCGTGAGACCGGGCACGCGCACGCCATCGGGCAGTGCCTGCTGTCCCAGCTGGACGAGGAAGCACGCCGTGACCACCTCGACCGCTACCCGGTGCAGCCCCTCACGCCGTACACGGTGCGCGACAACCACAGTCTGCTCCGGCGTCTGGAGCGGATCCGGCGGATGGAACCCGTGACCGAGCGTCAGGAGTACGCCCTGGGCGCGGTGTGCGCCGCCATCCCGCTCACCCTCGGCACCACGGCCGCGACGATGGCGATCTCCCTGCCCGCACACCAGGCCGACCGACTGCTCCCCGCAGCCCGTCAGTTGCAGACCGAGATCGGACGGATGCTCGGCTCGCTCGCGCTCTCTATCAGTATGTGA
- the thiC gene encoding phosphomethylpyrimidine synthase ThiC: protein MTNKDARTPASVQDEKSEEAGKSIGWHKAYIEGTRPDLRVPVRQVHLTNGQSVTLYDTSGPYTDPLVDTDVRRGLSPLRENWIIARGDTEEYAGRPVRPEDDGIKHTSPRGGLRNLDAVFPGRPRQPRRGREGQAVTQLAYARRGEITPEMEYVAIRENVAPEVVRDEIAAGRAVLPANVNHPEIEPMIIGKRFLVKVNANIGNSAVTSSIEEEVEKMTWATRWGADTVMDLSTGRNIHTTREWVLRNSPVPIGTVPLYQALEKVDGRAEELTWEIYKDTVIEQAEQGVDYMTVHAGVRLAYVPLTANRKTGIVSRGGSIMAAWCLAHHKESFLYENFEELCEILTAYDVTYSLGDGLRPGSIADANDEAQFAELRTLGELNRIAKRFNVQTMIEGPGHVPMHKIKENIDLQQEICDEAPFYTLGPLTTDVAPAYDHITSGIGAAMIAWWGTAMLCYVTPKEHLGLPNRDDVKTGVITYKIAAHAADLAKGHPGAQEWDDALSDARFEFRWEDQFNLALDPDTAREFHDETLPAEPAKTAHFCSMCGPKFCSMKISQDIRREHGGTRTEIEEGMALKSKEFAASGNRVYLPIAD from the coding sequence ATGACCAACAAGGACGCACGCACGCCTGCCTCCGTTCAGGACGAGAAGTCCGAGGAGGCCGGGAAGTCCATCGGCTGGCACAAGGCGTACATCGAGGGCACCCGCCCCGACCTGCGCGTGCCGGTCCGTCAGGTGCACCTCACCAACGGCCAGTCGGTCACGCTGTACGACACGTCGGGCCCGTACACCGATCCGCTCGTCGACACCGACGTCCGCAGGGGCCTGTCGCCGCTGCGCGAGAACTGGATCATCGCCCGCGGCGACACCGAGGAGTACGCGGGCCGCCCCGTCCGCCCCGAGGACGACGGCATCAAGCACACCTCGCCCCGTGGCGGCCTCCGCAACCTGGACGCCGTCTTCCCCGGCCGGCCGCGTCAGCCGCGCCGCGGCAGGGAGGGCCAGGCGGTTACGCAGCTTGCGTACGCCCGCCGAGGAGAGATCACGCCCGAGATGGAGTACGTCGCCATCAGGGAGAACGTGGCGCCCGAGGTCGTACGCGACGAGATCGCCGCGGGCCGGGCCGTACTGCCGGCCAACGTCAACCACCCGGAGATCGAGCCGATGATCATCGGCAAGCGGTTCCTGGTGAAGGTCAACGCCAACATCGGCAACTCGGCCGTGACGTCCTCCATCGAGGAGGAGGTCGAGAAGATGACCTGGGCGACCCGCTGGGGCGCCGACACGGTCATGGACCTGTCCACCGGCCGCAACATCCACACCACGCGCGAGTGGGTCCTGCGCAACTCCCCCGTCCCCATCGGCACCGTGCCGCTCTACCAGGCGCTGGAGAAGGTCGACGGCCGGGCCGAGGAACTGACCTGGGAGATCTACAAGGACACGGTCATCGAGCAGGCCGAGCAGGGCGTGGACTACATGACGGTCCACGCGGGCGTGCGCCTGGCGTACGTTCCGTTGACCGCGAACCGCAAGACCGGCATCGTCTCCCGCGGCGGCTCGATCATGGCCGCCTGGTGCCTCGCGCACCACAAGGAGTCGTTCCTGTACGAGAACTTCGAGGAACTCTGCGAGATCCTCACCGCGTACGACGTCACGTACTCGCTCGGGGACGGCCTCAGGCCCGGATCGATCGCTGACGCCAACGACGAGGCGCAGTTCGCGGAGCTGCGCACGCTCGGGGAACTCAACCGGATCGCGAAGCGTTTCAACGTACAGACCATGATCGAGGGCCCGGGCCACGTCCCGATGCACAAGATCAAGGAGAACATCGACCTTCAGCAGGAGATCTGCGATGAAGCTCCGTTCTATACGCTCGGCCCGCTGACCACGGACGTCGCGCCGGCGTACGACCACATCACCTCCGGCATCGGTGCCGCGATGATCGCCTGGTGGGGCACGGCGATGCTCTGCTACGTCACGCCCAAGGAACACCTGGGCCTGCCGAACCGTGACGACGTCAAGACCGGCGTCATCACCTACAAGATCGCCGCCCACGCAGCCGACCTCGCCAAGGGACACCCGGGTGCGCAGGAATGGGACGACGCGCTGTCCGACGCCCGTTTCGAGTTCCGGTGGGAGGACCAGTTCAACCTGGCCCTCGACCCGGACACGGCACGGGAGTTCCACGACGAGACCCTGCCCGCCGAGCCCGCCAAGACGGCTCACTTCTGCTCGATGTGCGGTCCCAAGTTCTGCAGCATGAAGATCTCGCAGGACATCCGCCGTGAACACGGCGGCACACGGACCGAGATCGAGGAGGGCATGGCCCTGAAGTCGAAGGAGTTCGCGGCGAGCGGGAATCGCGTATACCTGCCCATCGCGGACTGA
- a CDS encoding cupin domain-containing protein yields MKAFRLDELEAERAANEGAYLQFLREQNMSVGLYALDAGEQDPQKPHNQDEVYFVVSGRAAITVGLETTQVARGSVIYVPAGVAHKFHHITEDLRVLVVFSPPER; encoded by the coding sequence ATGAAGGCATTCCGGCTGGATGAACTGGAGGCGGAGCGCGCCGCCAACGAGGGCGCCTACCTGCAGTTTCTGCGGGAGCAGAACATGTCGGTCGGTCTGTACGCCCTGGACGCGGGCGAGCAGGATCCACAGAAGCCGCACAATCAGGACGAGGTCTACTTCGTTGTGAGCGGCCGTGCCGCGATCACCGTCGGCCTGGAGACGACCCAGGTGGCGCGCGGCAGTGTGATCTACGTGCCGGCGGGCGTCGCGCACAAGTTCCACCACATCACCGAGGACCTGAGGGTACTGGTGGTCTTCTCTCCGCCCGAGAGGTGA
- a CDS encoding LysR family transcriptional regulator, with protein sequence MDLALLRTFVTVHRAGSFTRAAALLGLSQPAVTSQIRTLERQLGRPLFLRQARGVTPTSIGDELAHKAAPHLDALVEITETGLDDDSSLRTLHLAGPPEFTAERALPALTELTGEDGQGFALRASFGTAEETLEGLSAGHHDLAISTAQPRGALLTATALCDEEHVLVAAPRWAEEIGTGQPGRKPEPALEKVPVVEVHESLPFVSRYWASVFDSHPAAPGTVIVPDLRAVLACAAAGAGLAVLPRYLCAPALERGEVVALHEPTVPPLRTYFLVVRTGTLAMPHIARAHEWLQRASADWC encoded by the coding sequence GTGGATCTGGCCTTGCTGCGGACCTTCGTGACCGTGCACCGGGCCGGCTCCTTCACCCGCGCCGCCGCCCTGCTCGGTCTTTCCCAGCCCGCCGTCACCTCGCAGATACGCACGCTGGAACGGCAGCTGGGCCGCCCCCTGTTCCTCCGGCAGGCCCGCGGCGTGACCCCGACGAGCATCGGCGACGAACTCGCCCACAAGGCCGCGCCCCACCTCGACGCCCTGGTGGAGATCACCGAGACCGGCCTCGACGACGACTCCTCCTTACGGACACTGCACCTCGCAGGTCCTCCGGAGTTCACCGCCGAACGAGCCCTGCCCGCCCTCACGGAGCTGACCGGTGAGGACGGTCAGGGCTTCGCCTTGCGCGCTTCCTTCGGGACGGCCGAAGAAACCCTGGAAGGGCTTTCCGCCGGGCATCACGATCTGGCCATCAGCACGGCCCAGCCGCGAGGCGCCCTGCTCACGGCGACTGCGCTCTGCGACGAGGAGCACGTCCTGGTCGCCGCTCCGCGCTGGGCCGAGGAGATCGGTACCGGGCAACCGGGCCGCAAACCGGAACCGGCCCTCGAGAAGGTGCCCGTGGTGGAGGTGCACGAGTCGCTGCCCTTCGTCTCCCGCTACTGGGCCTCCGTCTTCGACTCGCACCCGGCCGCCCCGGGCACCGTGATCGTCCCCGACCTGCGTGCGGTCCTGGCCTGCGCCGCCGCCGGCGCCGGCCTGGCGGTGCTGCCCCGCTATCTGTGTGCGCCGGCGCTGGAGCGGGGCGAGGTCGTCGCCCTGCACGAGCCGACGGTGCCACCGCTGCGGACATACTTTCTGGTGGTCCGAACCGGGACGCTGGCGATGCCCCACATCGCTCGGGCCCACGAGTGGTTGCAGCGGGCTTCGGCCGACTGGTGCTGA